A part of Bdellovibrionales bacterium genomic DNA contains:
- a CDS encoding squalene/phytoene synthase family protein, protein MMETEFYQSHLDRVSRSFAYCISQLDAPLRGWVSLTYLICRILDTVEDAPWKKLSEQLRQFGQFDEFLLNPPQPEVLRSWNQQFPLEIPEGEKLLLRDSALVFGELHGTPLTVRAVIQEMIVCMSAGMQHYSRLRKQRGQIRLINLREVNQYCFFVAGIVGETLAQLVRHVEPQVRAARTFVLEAHHFGLFLQKINLLKDQFKDEQEGRFFVHSREEIKESLNRNSLGAWRFLESLPIQQRGFRLFCAQSLFLGLASLPWVEKSHSKRKMVKIPRLATMKLFDTLRRNINDNLFLENLFGKLAKEAGLNPDFSAAERLSSLKADSLSSDGDWLSEVYRGQLHSEDFFDLGMAEACLT, encoded by the coding sequence ATGATGGAAACAGAATTTTATCAAAGTCATTTGGATCGGGTGAGTCGTAGCTTTGCCTATTGTATTTCACAGCTGGATGCCCCGCTTCGGGGGTGGGTCAGCTTGACCTATCTTATTTGTCGGATATTGGACACGGTAGAGGACGCTCCTTGGAAGAAATTAAGTGAGCAGTTGCGGCAGTTTGGTCAGTTTGATGAGTTTCTGTTGAACCCTCCTCAGCCAGAAGTGCTTCGATCTTGGAATCAACAATTTCCACTCGAAATCCCGGAGGGTGAGAAACTTTTACTGAGAGACTCAGCCCTTGTTTTTGGGGAACTTCATGGCACCCCTTTGACTGTGAGAGCAGTGATTCAGGAAATGATTGTTTGCATGAGTGCGGGGATGCAGCACTATTCCCGTCTTCGAAAGCAGCGCGGTCAAATTCGTCTTATTAATCTGAGAGAAGTGAATCAGTATTGTTTTTTTGTGGCTGGTATTGTCGGAGAAACTCTTGCTCAATTGGTTAGGCACGTGGAGCCTCAAGTCAGAGCAGCGCGGACATTTGTGTTAGAAGCTCACCATTTCGGTCTTTTTTTACAGAAAATCAACTTACTCAAAGATCAATTTAAGGATGAGCAGGAGGGACGTTTTTTTGTTCATTCACGGGAAGAAATCAAAGAAAGTTTGAATCGAAATTCCTTGGGTGCCTGGCGATTTCTGGAGAGTCTCCCAATTCAACAACGAGGATTTCGCCTTTTTTGCGCTCAAAGTTTATTTTTGGGTTTAGCTTCTCTCCCCTGGGTCGAAAAATCGCATTCAAAGAGAAAAATGGTGAAAATACCTCGTCTTGCGACGATGAAGTTGTTCGATACCCTGAGAAGAAATATAAATGATAATCTATTTCTGGAAAATCTGTTCGGGAAGTTGGCTAAGGAGGCCGGCTTGAATCCTGATTTCTCTGCAGCAGAGAGACTATCAAGTTTAAAGGCGGATTCTCTGTCGTCCGATGGGGACTGGTTAAGTGAAGTCTATCGTGGTCAACTGCACTCCGAAGATTTCTTTGATCTCGGTATGGCTGAGGCCTGTTTAACTTGA
- a CDS encoding DUF547 domain-containing protein, producing the protein MKNRFFIFKTLFLLAFLSHTFSLPIEAAGFESITKSDKTPQAEFDHSYTKWAQVLEKYVVIEGAISSVNYRELKKKEKVVFDPCLAEFSKVTESQFNSWGQNQKLAFLINSFNAFTIKQVLSNYPIESINKIGQLLESPWQIVFFSLLGKKRNLDWLRFEAIRGRFPDPRIFLALNTGTVSSPPLKRNPYVADGIDLQLENQTKLFMRDSRHNRLSQKTKTLYLSKVFSPMPWFGNDFIKESGSINKFIAPYITDDPSLRKTLSANSFKNEFLKYNWQLNEVK; encoded by the coding sequence ATGAAAAACCGATTTTTTATTTTTAAAACACTGTTCCTCCTCGCATTTCTCTCTCACACTTTTTCTCTTCCAATAGAGGCCGCCGGTTTTGAATCCATAACCAAATCAGACAAGACCCCCCAAGCCGAGTTTGATCACTCTTACACAAAATGGGCGCAAGTATTGGAGAAGTACGTTGTCATTGAGGGAGCTATTTCTAGTGTAAACTATCGTGAACTCAAGAAAAAAGAAAAGGTCGTATTTGACCCCTGTTTGGCTGAGTTTTCGAAAGTCACCGAATCTCAGTTCAACTCTTGGGGCCAGAATCAAAAACTCGCTTTTCTCATCAATTCCTTTAATGCTTTCACAATCAAGCAGGTCCTCAGCAATTATCCCATCGAGTCCATCAACAAGATCGGACAACTTCTTGAGAGCCCATGGCAAATTGTGTTCTTTTCTTTACTTGGCAAAAAACGTAATTTAGATTGGCTCAGGTTTGAAGCTATTCGTGGCAGATTTCCCGACCCCCGAATTTTCCTTGCCCTGAACACAGGCACAGTTTCAAGCCCCCCCTTGAAACGAAATCCTTATGTCGCTGATGGAATTGATCTGCAATTGGAAAACCAAACAAAATTATTTATGCGTGATTCCAGGCACAATCGGCTGTCGCAAAAAACTAAAACTCTCTACCTATCTAAGGTATTTTCCCCGATGCCTTGGTTTGGCAATGATTTCATCAAAGAATCAGGCTCCATCAACAAATTCATCGCCCCCTATATCACTGATGATCCCAGCTTAAGAAAGACTCTCTCTGCAAATTCTTTCAAAAATGAGTTTCTCAAATACAATTGGCAATTAAACGAGGTCAAATAA
- a CDS encoding phosphatase PAP2 family protein, which translates to MKNYLEELDQTWFLLINNTLTHTYLDRFFGHITNLHHHSYFLYIVVPACVLFYVWRSRVRAIKVIALVGLVIGLCDTFSYRVLKPVVSRARPKNTLGSQVQVRVSYYPKSDSFPSNHALSGFAVARLLTWFYPLASPWWFFGTAAVIAYSRVYVGVHYPGDVIGGGLIGYFLSSVLIWILFSRFKFFSPSGTVSAPRKRGRRSRGS; encoded by the coding sequence TTGAAGAATTACCTTGAAGAACTCGATCAGACTTGGTTTCTCCTTATCAATAACACACTCACACACACCTACTTAGACCGGTTTTTTGGGCATATTACAAATCTTCATCATCATTCGTATTTTTTGTATATTGTTGTGCCAGCCTGTGTTCTTTTTTATGTGTGGCGGAGTCGTGTTCGAGCGATTAAAGTGATTGCGCTTGTGGGACTGGTAATTGGTCTTTGCGATACTTTCAGCTACCGAGTTCTAAAGCCTGTGGTTTCGAGGGCTCGACCCAAAAACACTCTGGGATCTCAAGTGCAAGTGAGAGTTTCCTATTATCCTAAATCCGATAGCTTTCCCAGCAACCATGCGCTCTCAGGATTTGCGGTGGCGAGGTTGTTGACTTGGTTTTATCCACTGGCGAGTCCCTGGTGGTTTTTTGGAACAGCGGCCGTCATTGCCTACAGCCGAGTGTACGTGGGAGTGCACTACCCAGGGGATGTCATTGGTGGGGGTCTCATAGGCTACTTCCTTTCCAGTGTATTGATTTGGATTCTGTTTTCACGATTCAAATTTTTCTCCCCTTCGGGCACGGTGTCTGCTCCTCGCAAGAGGGGGAGGCGGTCTCGAGGTTCTTGA
- a CDS encoding GTP cyclohydrolase I FolE2, translating to MGQFVIFRKNRSKETCLPDVSKPSQIDQTSELGFRRESPKRAESYESASHERLPDVAKHRQIAPALSIDWVGMENLEIPVLDRDEMGKAQIVSARVSAFVSLDRVDHRGIHMSRLYTLLRDRLAADVIDGAYLEQVLEDMLKTQNGLSENCRLEISFDKWRKRRALKSEEWGWRRYPVEIKLEKRGDKLSCLYLFEILYSSTCPASSALARHDLVRRLQARFGSENWSADQVKNWIEDDSSGLATPHAQRSRACVELGFERGAESLFLSQWNQWIDRAEELLRTPVQAAVRREDEQEFARLNGQNSMFCEDAVRCLFAGLKEWSEIKSLKVRVAHLESLHPHDAVAEMKWP from the coding sequence ATGGGACAATTCGTTATCTTTCGAAAAAATCGCTCAAAGGAGACCTGTTTGCCCGATGTTTCCAAACCTAGTCAAATCGATCAAACTTCGGAGTTGGGGTTTCGCCGTGAATCGCCCAAGAGGGCTGAGTCCTATGAGTCTGCCTCGCATGAGCGACTTCCTGATGTTGCTAAACATCGCCAAATAGCTCCGGCCTTGTCCATCGATTGGGTGGGGATGGAAAATCTCGAAATTCCGGTTCTTGATCGCGACGAAATGGGCAAAGCACAGATTGTATCAGCAAGAGTTTCGGCCTTTGTGAGTCTCGATAGGGTGGACCACCGCGGAATTCATATGTCGCGTCTCTATACGCTTTTAAGGGATCGTCTGGCCGCAGATGTGATTGATGGTGCTTACCTCGAACAAGTATTAGAAGACATGTTAAAAACCCAGAATGGCTTGAGTGAGAACTGTCGTCTTGAAATTTCTTTCGACAAATGGCGAAAGCGACGGGCGTTAAAAAGCGAAGAATGGGGATGGCGGAGATATCCTGTCGAAATTAAGCTTGAGAAGAGAGGCGACAAGTTGTCTTGTCTCTACCTATTTGAAATTTTATACTCCAGCACTTGCCCTGCCAGTTCTGCCCTTGCTCGTCATGATCTTGTGCGCCGGCTTCAGGCTCGGTTTGGTTCTGAGAATTGGTCAGCAGACCAGGTCAAAAATTGGATCGAGGACGATTCCAGCGGATTGGCAACACCGCACGCCCAGAGAAGTCGGGCTTGTGTTGAGCTGGGATTTGAGAGGGGTGCAGAGAGCCTTTTCTTGAGCCAGTGGAATCAGTGGATTGACAGGGCCGAAGAGCTCCTGCGCACACCTGTGCAGGCCGCTGTGCGTCGTGAAGATGAGCAGGAGTTTGCTCGACTCAACGGCCAGAATTCGATGTTTTGCGAAGATGCAGTGCGCTGTCTCTTTGCTGGCTTGAAGGAATGGTCAGAGATTAAGAGTCTGAAGGTGCGAGTGGCCCACTTGGAGAGTCTCCATCCGCATGATGCCGTGGCCGAGATGAAATGGCCTTGA
- a CDS encoding 2-oxoglutarate dehydrogenase E1 component, with product MEKFSYMARSNMEYIENLYSDYRKNPEQVDPLWQKFFEGLEFSQSFGTAATSASPAADSFSKKELGVYNLIQFYRDYGHLKADLDPLKIQKPQTEAFSLENFDLSESDLEQIFHVGTALGLGETNLRQILSRLEESYCGTLTAQLAECPPDVRKWFRREFEEQVKPTLSVEKKKEIYCQLARTETLEKFIHTRYVGTKRFSIEGGDALIPMLEVLAAHGTPLGLEEIVIGMAHRGRINVLANFMEKAIDVIFSEFDGTAYKDLGFDGDVKYHLGYSSDKITKSGPCHISLAFNPSHLEAVDPVVCGMTRAKQRQRKDTLERGKVLPILIHGDAAFAGQGVVSETFQMSQLDGYKVGGTIHVIVNNQVGFTTDPRHSRSTQYSSDVSKTVKAPVILVNGDDVEACVRAMDIALRFRQDFKQDVVIDLICYRRFGHNEGDEPSFTQPLMYEIIKSHPTTCKIYRDQLVKEGHVTADFADGFYREKIDNLQAVLNSTRANPPEAKPLAFDARWKGLRRGTASDFERPTPTGVKRQDLDKAAKALVSLPPSDFALFPKTKKLIESRKEMLDSNRLDWAMCELLAYGSLCLEGTPVRLSGQDCKRGTFTHRQAVYFDIKNGSEFCPLAQLNPENGEFCVYNSPLSEMAVLGFEYGNSIGDPTFLTIWEAQFGDFANGAQIIIDQFLASGEEKWLRSAGLTLLLPHGYEGQGPEHSSARLERFLQLCAQTNMQVCNVTTPSNFFHLLRRQMKRDFRKPLIVMSPKSLLRHPKVVSRLEDMETGHFQEVLDDPTITQLPDVEKVVLCSGKLYYDLDKYRDEHPQKVKKTSLIRIEQLYPFPRTQLTPFLNGFPNLKRIVWAQEEPKNMGAWLTLGPRLRELLDDLGLRKLEVEYVGRTERASPATGSAKAHQKEQDEILNKCFS from the coding sequence TTGGAAAAATTCAGCTATATGGCTCGCAGCAACATGGAATACATCGAAAATCTCTACAGTGACTACCGCAAGAACCCTGAACAGGTGGATCCTTTGTGGCAGAAATTTTTTGAAGGCCTTGAATTTTCCCAGTCTTTTGGGACCGCAGCAACATCTGCCTCCCCAGCTGCGGATAGTTTTTCAAAGAAGGAATTGGGAGTCTACAACCTCATTCAGTTTTACCGAGATTATGGTCATTTGAAAGCTGATCTGGATCCCCTGAAAATTCAAAAGCCTCAAACAGAAGCCTTTTCTTTGGAAAATTTTGATCTCTCTGAGTCAGACTTAGAGCAAATTTTTCATGTGGGAACAGCCCTGGGACTCGGTGAAACCAATCTCCGACAAATTCTCAGCCGCCTTGAGGAATCTTATTGCGGGACCCTCACCGCTCAACTCGCTGAATGCCCCCCAGACGTGAGAAAATGGTTCCGACGTGAATTTGAAGAACAGGTGAAGCCAACTCTTTCCGTCGAAAAAAAGAAGGAAATTTATTGTCAATTGGCGCGGACAGAGACCCTCGAAAAATTTATACATACTCGGTACGTTGGAACCAAGAGGTTCTCGATTGAAGGAGGGGACGCTCTCATTCCCATGCTTGAGGTCCTTGCAGCCCACGGCACCCCTCTGGGACTTGAAGAGATAGTGATCGGTATGGCCCACCGGGGCCGCATCAATGTCCTCGCCAACTTTATGGAAAAGGCCATCGATGTTATATTTTCAGAATTTGATGGCACAGCTTATAAAGATTTAGGATTCGACGGGGATGTCAAATATCACCTTGGATACTCTTCCGATAAGATCACCAAAAGTGGTCCTTGCCACATCTCTCTCGCATTTAATCCAAGCCATCTGGAAGCCGTTGATCCGGTTGTGTGCGGAATGACGCGCGCCAAGCAGCGCCAACGCAAAGACACACTTGAAAGAGGCAAGGTCCTGCCTATTCTTATCCATGGGGACGCGGCCTTTGCGGGCCAAGGGGTCGTGAGCGAAACATTTCAAATGTCACAGCTCGACGGATACAAGGTGGGAGGAACGATTCATGTCATCGTCAACAATCAAGTCGGGTTCACAACAGATCCGCGTCACTCCCGTTCGACTCAATACAGCTCAGACGTCTCAAAAACTGTAAAGGCCCCCGTCATTTTGGTTAATGGAGATGATGTTGAAGCTTGCGTGCGCGCCATGGATATTGCGCTGCGATTTCGTCAGGACTTCAAGCAAGATGTGGTGATTGATCTCATTTGTTATCGACGCTTTGGGCACAACGAGGGCGATGAACCCAGTTTCACTCAACCCTTGATGTATGAAATCATCAAGAGTCACCCGACCACCTGCAAAATCTATCGTGATCAGTTGGTTAAGGAAGGTCATGTAACTGCTGATTTTGCCGACGGATTTTATCGTGAGAAAATTGATAACCTCCAAGCTGTTCTTAATTCCACGAGGGCCAATCCACCCGAAGCAAAGCCACTCGCCTTCGATGCTCGATGGAAAGGCCTTCGTCGAGGAACCGCCAGTGATTTTGAGAGACCCACGCCGACCGGAGTAAAGCGTCAAGATTTGGACAAGGCAGCCAAAGCGCTTGTCAGTCTTCCTCCCAGTGATTTTGCGCTGTTTCCGAAAACAAAAAAACTCATAGAGAGCCGCAAGGAGATGCTCGATTCGAATCGGCTTGATTGGGCGATGTGTGAGTTACTCGCTTATGGCAGTTTGTGCCTGGAAGGAACTCCGGTACGTCTTTCTGGGCAGGACTGCAAAAGGGGAACATTTACACATCGACAAGCGGTCTATTTTGACATTAAGAATGGGAGTGAGTTCTGTCCCCTCGCTCAATTGAATCCAGAAAATGGGGAGTTTTGCGTTTATAATTCGCCACTCTCTGAAATGGCCGTGTTGGGATTTGAGTATGGAAACTCGATTGGTGATCCAACATTCCTAACGATCTGGGAGGCCCAATTTGGAGATTTTGCCAATGGAGCCCAAATTATCATTGATCAATTCCTAGCCAGCGGAGAAGAAAAATGGTTGCGCAGCGCAGGACTCACGCTTCTTTTGCCACATGGGTACGAAGGCCAGGGTCCCGAACACTCAAGCGCTCGCCTTGAGCGATTCCTTCAGCTCTGCGCACAAACGAACATGCAAGTCTGCAACGTCACCACTCCATCCAATTTTTTCCACCTCCTCCGCCGCCAGATGAAAAGGGATTTCCGCAAACCTCTCATTGTCATGTCACCAAAATCCCTTCTGCGACACCCTAAAGTTGTCTCGCGCCTCGAGGACATGGAGACAGGTCACTTTCAAGAAGTACTTGATGATCCAACGATAACTCAGCTCCCTGACGTTGAAAAAGTAGTCTTATGTTCAGGAAAGCTTTATTACGACCTCGACAAATATCGCGATGAACATCCTCAAAAAGTAAAAAAGACGAGTCTCATTCGAATCGAACAGCTGTATCCTTTTCCAAGAACTCAACTGACTCCTTTCTTAAATGGCTTTCCTAATTTAAAAAGGATTGTTTGGGCCCAAGAAGAACCAAAGAATATGGGGGCTTGGTTAACGCTCGGGCCGCGCCTGAGAGAACTTTTAGATGATTTGGGCCTCAGAAAACTCGAGGTGGAGTACGTTGGGCGCACAG
- a CDS encoding sulfatase-like hydrolase/transferase: MLERFVGSRGLLLARLFLIFLIPFTLLRLIFYFTFASDIGNRLEVTKAFYLGLKFDTRVLLVLLLIPALGMLIPSLNPFRSKKAQAYWTTYGTFCFAFAMLFYVVDFAYYSYLGLRANATILMFLENPEISAEMVWQTYPVIKIILGVVCLTILFSWAQWKILQKCDLPQTRGGRRWLQGSVVTILFLSGIYGKFSAYPLRWSEAYFSTNSFVTSLGMNPIHYFFDTFNDRERPYDLNKVKKYYPIVSKYLGVDNPDAEKLNFDRWLIPRPQLPSNTNVVLIIMESFASHKTGVFGHPLDPTPYFDTLAKKGKLFTRYNVPSEGTARSIFTALTGIPDVMSTRTSSRNPLIVDQHILINAFKEHQKFYFLGGSANWGNIRGVIANNIPDMKIFEEGMFKTPSTDVWGISDYQLFNEVHDQLSSLPPDQSFFTVVQTAGFHRPYTIPADRGEFTTKELGKEELAKYGLVSTDEYNSLRFSDYSLGHFMEIAKKAPYYKNTLFVVIGDHGLPDLDAAHLPEGSRLHHLTRFHVPLLFFHPQWDHPERIETFATEPDVLVTISSLTGHKTLVRNFGRDLWDPRFKDQRFAFHYVYYRTPPHIALLDNQYYLLAEPNAVQGLYDLSGKTPGQDLRASLSDRNQWMTDLTFGLYETAKYLLYNNPNPLKTGTPHFKNKK, encoded by the coding sequence ATGTTGGAACGTTTTGTCGGGAGCCGTGGACTTTTGCTGGCTCGATTGTTTCTGATTTTTCTCATTCCTTTTACGCTTTTGCGTTTGATTTTTTATTTCACATTTGCCTCTGACATTGGCAATCGCTTGGAGGTAACCAAAGCCTTTTATCTGGGACTCAAATTTGATACTCGAGTTCTCTTGGTGCTGTTACTGATTCCGGCCCTGGGAATGCTCATTCCATCTCTGAATCCATTCCGCTCTAAGAAGGCCCAAGCTTACTGGACAACTTACGGAACATTTTGCTTTGCATTTGCCATGTTATTTTATGTGGTTGATTTTGCCTATTACAGCTATCTCGGTTTAAGAGCCAATGCGACCATTCTTATGTTTCTTGAAAATCCAGAAATCAGCGCTGAAATGGTCTGGCAGACTTATCCTGTTATTAAAATTATTCTTGGTGTTGTTTGTTTAACAATCCTTTTTTCGTGGGCCCAATGGAAAATTCTTCAAAAATGTGATTTACCTCAAACTCGAGGTGGACGCAGGTGGCTTCAAGGCTCTGTTGTGACAATCCTTTTTTTGAGTGGAATCTACGGCAAATTTTCTGCCTACCCCCTGCGCTGGAGCGAGGCCTATTTCAGTACAAATTCCTTTGTCACCTCTCTTGGAATGAATCCGATACACTACTTCTTTGACACCTTCAATGATCGAGAGAGGCCCTATGATCTCAATAAAGTAAAAAAATACTATCCGATTGTGTCCAAATACTTGGGTGTCGATAATCCTGATGCAGAGAAATTGAACTTTGATCGCTGGCTCATTCCCCGTCCTCAATTGCCGTCAAACACCAACGTCGTCCTCATTATCATGGAATCCTTTGCCTCCCACAAGACAGGAGTTTTTGGCCATCCTCTCGATCCAACCCCTTACTTTGATACTCTCGCAAAGAAAGGTAAATTGTTCACCCGCTACAATGTCCCTTCGGAGGGAACAGCTCGATCCATATTTACTGCCCTTACGGGAATTCCGGATGTCATGAGCACCAGAACTTCAAGTCGCAATCCCTTGATCGTTGACCAGCACATTTTGATAAACGCCTTCAAAGAACACCAGAAATTCTATTTCCTTGGAGGAAGTGCCAATTGGGGAAATATTCGTGGAGTCATTGCCAACAACATTCCAGATATGAAGATATTCGAAGAGGGAATGTTTAAAACACCAAGTACAGATGTCTGGGGCATCTCTGACTATCAACTTTTTAATGAAGTTCATGATCAGCTGAGTTCGCTGCCTCCAGATCAGTCTTTTTTTACTGTTGTTCAGACGGCCGGATTTCATCGTCCCTACACCATACCAGCTGATCGCGGCGAATTCACAACCAAGGAATTGGGAAAAGAGGAACTGGCTAAATATGGACTTGTATCCACGGATGAATACAATTCTCTGCGCTTTTCTGATTACAGCTTGGGTCATTTTATGGAAATTGCTAAAAAGGCCCCTTATTACAAGAACACTTTGTTTGTTGTTATCGGTGATCATGGTCTGCCTGATCTCGATGCAGCCCATTTGCCTGAAGGCAGTCGTTTGCACCACCTGACCCGTTTTCACGTGCCTCTTTTGTTCTTTCATCCACAATGGGATCATCCGGAGAGAATTGAGACTTTTGCCACCGAGCCCGATGTTCTCGTCACGATCAGTTCTCTCACTGGACATAAAACTCTCGTAAGGAACTTCGGTCGGGATTTATGGGATCCTCGATTCAAAGATCAGCGATTTGCTTTCCATTATGTCTATTACAGAACTCCTCCTCATATCGCTCTCCTTGATAACCAATATTATTTGTTGGCCGAACCCAATGCCGTTCAAGGACTTTATGATTTGAGCGGAAAAACTCCCGGGCAAGATTTAAGAGCTAGCTTGAGCGACCGGAATCAGTGGATGACGGATCTGACCTTCGGACTTTATGAAACTGCAAAATATTTGCTTTACAATAATCCCAATCCTCTAAAGACCGGAACACCTCATTTCAAGAACAAAAAATAG